The Roseibaca calidilacus genome has a window encoding:
- a CDS encoding alpha-hydroxy acid oxidase, with the protein MDPAQKYPALSDLKAACKARVPWFVWEYLDSATGSESVKPRNRAALERVLFRPAILRGPIAPDLTTRFLGQDYAMPVGVAPVGMSGLIWPGAEAALARMAQARRIPYSLSTVATQTPETIGPVAGDMGWFQLYPPKDPSIRADILTRARNAGFRVLVLTVDLPGPSRRERQLRAQLAIPPKVTPSMLWQVAQRPAWGLGTLRAGTPRLRLMEEYLKLDGNAPSTAHPGYLLRAAPDWDYLRAVRDMWDGPLVIKGVLDPEDAPRLRAEGADAIWVSNHGGRQFDGALAALDALQDIRASVGPDMPLIYDGGVESGLDVLRALALGANFTMLGRGWHYALGALGAGGADHLATLLQDDLIANMVQMGATRPEQVATQLAPRQDRRDEM; encoded by the coding sequence CCGCGCTGTCTGACCTGAAAGCCGCCTGCAAGGCGCGGGTGCCTTGGTTCGTGTGGGAATATCTGGACAGCGCCACCGGCAGCGAATCCGTCAAGCCGCGCAATCGGGCGGCGCTGGAGCGGGTGTTATTCCGCCCCGCCATCCTGCGCGGGCCGATCGCGCCGGACCTGACCACGCGGTTTCTGGGGCAGGATTACGCCATGCCCGTGGGGGTTGCCCCGGTGGGCATGTCGGGGCTGATCTGGCCGGGGGCCGAAGCCGCCTTGGCGCGCATGGCGCAAGCGCGGCGCATTCCCTATTCGCTTAGCACGGTGGCGACGCAAACGCCCGAAACCATCGGGCCGGTTGCGGGGGACATGGGTTGGTTCCAGCTATATCCGCCCAAAGACCCGTCGATCCGGGCCGATATTCTGACCCGTGCGCGAAATGCGGGCTTTCGCGTGCTGGTGCTGACGGTCGATCTGCCCGGCCCCTCGCGGCGCGAACGGCAGTTGCGCGCGCAGCTGGCCATTCCACCGAAAGTTACGCCATCAATGCTGTGGCAAGTCGCGCAGCGTCCCGCTTGGGGCTTGGGCACGCTGCGTGCGGGCACGCCCCGCCTGCGGCTGATGGAGGAATATCTGAAGCTTGACGGCAACGCGCCGTCTACGGCGCATCCGGGCTATCTGCTGCGCGCCGCCCCCGATTGGGACTATCTGCGCGCGGTGCGCGACATGTGGGACGGTCCTTTGGTTATCAAGGGCGTGCTGGACCCGGAGGATGCGCCCCGCCTGCGCGCAGAAGGGGCCGATGCGATCTGGGTGTCCAACCATGGCGGGCGGCAATTTGATGGTGCATTGGCGGCGTTGGATGCGCTGCAAGACATCCGTGCAAGCGTTGGCCCGGACATGCCGCTGATCTATGATGGCGGGGTTGAATCTGGCCTTGATGTCCTGCGCGCGCTGGCGCTGGGGGCGAATTTCACCATGCTGGGGCGGGGCTGGCATTACGCGCTTGGGGCATTGGGGGCAGGGGGTGCGGATCATCTTGCGACGCTGTTGCAAGATGACCTGATCGCCAACATGGTGCAGATGGGCGCAACCCGCCCCGAACAGGTCGCAACCCAGCTTGCGCCACGTCAAGACAGGCGCGACGAAATGTAA
- a CDS encoding pyruvate carboxylase: MAEFKKILVANRGEIAIRIMRAANELGKRTVAVYAEEDKLGLHRFKADEAYRIGEGMGPVAAYLSIDEIIRVAKASGADAVHPGYGLLSENPELVDACVANGITFIGPKAETMRALGDKASARKVAIAAGVPVIPATEVLGDDMDAVKAMAREVGFPLMLKASHGGGGRGMRPILSEDEVEAKVREGRREAEAAFGNGEGYLEKMILRARHVEVQLLGDTHGNLYHLYERDCTVQRRNQKVVERAPAPYLTEAQRAEVCELGLKIGRAVGYQNAGTVEFLMDMDDEKFYFIEVNPRVQVEHTVTEEVTGIDIVKAQIRIAEGATLSDATGTPSQGDVTLSGHALQCRITTEDPLNNFIPDYGRLTAYRSATGMGIRLDGGTAYAGGVITRYYDSLLVKITAWAPTPQESIARMDRALREFRIRGVSTNIAFVENLLKHPTFLNDTYTTKFIDTTDELFNFRKRRDRGTKVLTYIADITVNGHPETKGRAKPPAGLKTPIAPKVSTEAPPRGTRQILDEEGPQAVADWMAAQKKLLLTDTTMRDGHQSLLATRMRSIDMIRVAPAYAHMMPSLFSMECWGGATFDVAYRFLQECPWQRLRDLRAAMPNLMTQMLLRASNGVGYTNYPDNVVQAFVKQAAASGVDVFRVFDSLNWVENMRVAMDAVIEANKVCEGTVCYTGDILNPDRAKYDLKYYVEMGKALRDAGAHVLGLKDMAGLLKPASARILIKALKEEVGLPIHFHTHDTGGIAGATILAAAEAGVDAADAAMDAFSGNTSQPTLGSIVEALRFTERDTGLDMGAIRQISDYWEQVRLQYAAFESAQQAPSSEVYLHEMPGGQFTNLKAQARSLGLEERWPEVAQTYADVNKMFGDIVKVTPSSKVVGDMALMMVSQGLKRDDVENPAKDVSFPDSVVDMMKGNLGQPPGGWPEALQRKVLKDERPITDRPGKHLAPVNLEEVRAQLIADLDGFNVDDEDLNGYLMYPKVFLDYMGRHRIYGPVRTLPTRTFFYGMEPGEEISAEIDPGKTLEIRLITVGETGDDGEVKVFFELNGQPRSVRVANREIAAKTAQRLKADMSNPAHIGAPMPGAVATVAATPGAKVKAGDLLLTIEAMKMETGLHADRDAVVKAVHVQPGAQIEAKDLLIEFEE; encoded by the coding sequence ATGGCCGAGTTCAAGAAAATCCTCGTCGCGAACCGTGGTGAAATCGCCATCCGCATCATGCGCGCTGCCAATGAGTTGGGCAAACGCACGGTTGCGGTTTATGCCGAAGAAGACAAGCTGGGCCTGCACCGCTTCAAGGCAGACGAAGCCTACCGCATTGGCGAGGGGATGGGACCGGTCGCCGCCTATCTGTCGATTGACGAGATCATTCGTGTGGCCAAGGCCAGCGGGGCGGATGCCGTGCATCCGGGCTACGGGCTGTTGTCGGAAAACCCCGAACTGGTCGATGCCTGCGTGGCTAACGGGATCACCTTTATCGGGCCGAAGGCCGAAACCATGCGCGCGCTTGGCGACAAGGCCAGCGCGCGGAAAGTGGCGATTGCGGCGGGCGTGCCGGTTATTCCCGCAACCGAGGTGCTGGGCGATGACATGGACGCGGTCAAGGCCATGGCGCGCGAGGTGGGCTTTCCGCTGATGCTGAAAGCCAGCCATGGCGGCGGCGGTCGGGGTATGCGCCCGATCCTGTCCGAGGACGAGGTCGAGGCGAAGGTCCGCGAGGGCCGCCGAGAGGCCGAGGCCGCTTTCGGCAATGGCGAGGGCTATCTGGAAAAGATGATCCTGCGCGCCCGCCATGTGGAAGTGCAGTTGCTGGGCGACACGCATGGCAACCTGTATCATCTATATGAGCGCGATTGCACCGTGCAGCGCCGCAACCAGAAAGTGGTTGAACGCGCGCCTGCCCCCTACCTGACCGAAGCGCAGCGCGCAGAGGTCTGCGAGCTGGGCCTGAAGATTGGCCGCGCCGTGGGCTATCAGAACGCAGGCACCGTCGAATTCCTGATGGATATGGACGATGAGAAATTCTACTTCATCGAAGTGAACCCCCGCGTTCAGGTGGAACACACCGTCACCGAAGAAGTGACGGGCATTGACATTGTGAAAGCGCAGATCCGCATTGCTGAAGGCGCGACGTTGTCGGATGCGACGGGCACGCCGTCTCAGGGGGATGTCACCTTGTCGGGCCACGCGCTACAGTGCCGGATCACGACCGAAGACCCGCTGAACAACTTCATCCCCGATTATGGCCGTCTGACCGCCTACCGCTCTGCCACCGGCATGGGCATTCGTTTGGATGGCGGCACGGCCTATGCGGGGGGCGTGATTACGCGCTATTACGACTCGCTTCTGGTCAAGATCACCGCTTGGGCGCCGACGCCGCAGGAATCCATCGCGCGGATGGACCGCGCCTTGCGCGAGTTCCGCATTCGCGGGGTCAGCACCAATATCGCCTTTGTCGAGAACCTGCTGAAACACCCGACATTCCTGAACGATACCTATACGACCAAGTTCATCGACACCACGGATGAGCTGTTCAATTTCCGCAAGCGTCGGGACCGGGGCACCAAGGTTCTGACCTATATCGCGGATATTACCGTGAACGGGCACCCCGAAACCAAGGGTCGCGCCAAGCCGCCCGCCGGGTTGAAAACCCCGATTGCGCCCAAGGTTTCGACCGAAGCGCCGCCGCGCGGCACGCGGCAAATTCTGGACGAAGAAGGTCCGCAGGCCGTGGCCGACTGGATGGCGGCGCAGAAGAAGCTGCTGCTGACCGACACCACCATGCGCGACGGGCACCAATCGCTTTTGGCCACGCGAATGCGGTCCATCGACATGATCCGGGTCGCACCTGCCTATGCGCATATGATGCCCAGCCTGTTCAGCATGGAATGCTGGGGCGGCGCGACCTTTGATGTGGCCTATCGCTTCTTGCAGGAATGCCCATGGCAGCGCCTGCGCGACCTGCGCGCGGCCATGCCCAACCTTATGACGCAGATGTTGCTGCGCGCCTCGAACGGGGTGGGCTATACCAATTACCCCGACAACGTGGTGCAGGCTTTTGTCAAACAAGCCGCTGCCAGCGGGGTCGATGTGTTCCGCGTGTTCGACAGCCTGAACTGGGTTGAGAACATGCGTGTCGCCATGGATGCCGTGATAGAGGCGAACAAGGTCTGCGAAGGCACTGTGTGCTATACCGGCGACATCCTGAACCCCGACCGCGCGAAATACGACCTGAAATACTATGTCGAAATGGGCAAGGCCCTGCGCGACGCGGGCGCGCATGTTCTGGGGCTGAAGGACATGGCGGGGCTGCTCAAGCCTGCCAGTGCGCGCATCCTCATCAAGGCGCTGAAGGAAGAGGTGGGCCTGCCTATCCATTTCCACACGCATGACACTGGCGGCATTGCCGGTGCGACCATTCTGGCCGCCGCCGAAGCCGGTGTCGATGCCGCCGATGCCGCAATGGATGCGTTTTCGGGCAATACCAGCCAGCCGACCTTGGGGTCGATTGTCGAAGCCTTGCGCTTTACCGAGCGTGACACGGGCCTCGACATGGGCGCGATCCGGCAGATTTCGGATTACTGGGAACAGGTTCGCCTGCAATATGCCGCGTTCGAAAGCGCGCAGCAGGCGCCGTCCTCCGAAGTGTATTTGCACGAAATGCCCGGTGGCCAGTTCACCAACCTGAAAGCGCAGGCGCGCAGCTTGGGGCTGGAAGAACGTTGGCCCGAAGTGGCGCAGACCTATGCCGATGTGAACAAGATGTTCGGCGATATCGTCAAGGTCACGCCATCGTCCAAGGTCGTGGGCGACATGGCGCTGATGATGGTCAGCCAAGGTCTGAAACGCGATGACGTGGAAAACCCTGCCAAGGATGTCAGCTTCCCCGATTCCGTCGTGGACATGATGAAGGGCAATCTGGGCCAACCCCCCGGTGGCTGGCCCGAAGCGCTGCAACGCAAGGTGCTGAAAGACGAGCGGCCCATCACCGACCGCCCCGGCAAGCATTTGGCCCCGGTCAATCTGGAAGAGGTGCGCGCGCAACTGATCGCAGATCTAGACGGGTTCAATGTTGATGATGAGGATCTGAACGGCTACCTGATGTATCCAAAGGTGTTTTTGGATTACATGGGCCGCCACCGCATCTATGGTCCGGTGCGGACCTTGCCCACGCGAACCTTCTTCTACGGGATGGAACCGGGTGAGGAGATTTCCGCCGAAATTGACCCCGGCAAGACGCTGGAAATCCGCCTGATTACCGTGGGGGAAACCGGCGATGATGGCGAGGTGAAGGTGTTCTTCGAGTTGAACGGCCAACCCCGTTCGGTGCGCGTGGCCAATCGCGAAATCGCGGCCAAGACCGCACAGCGCCTGAAGGCAGATATGTCGAACCCCGCCCATATCGGCGCACCGATGCCCGGCGCTGTCGCCACCGTGGCCGCGACGCCGGGCGCGAAGGTCAAGGCGGGCGATCTGCTGCTGACGATCGAGGCGATGAAAATGGAAACCGGCCTGCATGCCGACCGCGACGCGGTGGTCAAGGCCGTGCATGTCCAACCCGGCGCGCAGATCGAAGCCAAAGACCTGCTGATCGAATTCGAGGAATAA
- a CDS encoding 5-oxoprolinase subunit B family protein codes for MTVTTPSAPPVDTGYPAIRTVGVDGFLVSFAGRLEERANRAALAFRAVVERENWPGVEECATSLVSAFLRFDLAGSDHDSLRARLETLLASRDWYDAPLPGGRRLWRVPVVFGGKNGPHLADAAALAGQSVEQAIATLCAAPVRVQTIGFAPGQPYLGQLPENWDIPRQTSLTPLVPQGALVVAIRQLIVFSVGMPTGWRQIGQTGLRLFRPDTPDPFLLRPGDEVLFHPAHDLDRLRAAPDGGAVAEALA; via the coding sequence ATGACCGTCACAACCCCGTCCGCCCCCCCCGTAGACACGGGCTATCCGGCCATCCGCACTGTGGGTGTGGATGGGTTTCTGGTCAGTTTTGCCGGGCGTCTGGAGGAGCGCGCGAATCGTGCAGCGCTCGCCTTTCGCGCGGTTGTGGAGCGAGAGAACTGGCCCGGTGTTGAAGAATGCGCCACGTCGCTGGTTTCTGCCTTTTTGCGGTTTGACCTTGCGGGCAGCGACCATGACAGCTTGCGCGCGCGGTTGGAAACCTTGCTGGCCAGCCGCGACTGGTATGATGCGCCCTTGCCCGGCGGGCGGCGGCTGTGGCGCGTGCCGGTGGTGTTCGGGGGTAAGAATGGTCCGCATCTGGCGGACGCGGCGGCATTGGCCGGGCAATCGGTGGAACAGGCGATTGCCACGCTCTGCGCGGCCCCCGTGCGGGTGCAGACCATCGGCTTTGCCCCGGGCCAGCCCTATTTGGGGCAATTGCCCGAAAACTGGGATATTCCCCGCCAGACCAGCCTGACGCCCTTGGTGCCACAGGGCGCGCTGGTGGTGGCGATCCGGCAACTTATCGTGTTTTCCGTGGGCATGCCGACCGGGTGGCGGCAGATTGGCCAGACCGGGCTGCGCTTGTTCCGGCCGGATACGCCAGACCCCTTCCTGCTGCGCCCCGGTGATGAGGTGCTGTTCCATCCCGCCCATGATCTGGACCGCCTGCGCGCGGCCCCTGACGGTGGCGCTGTGGCAGAGGCGCTGGCATGA
- a CDS encoding biotin-dependent carboxyltransferase family protein, producing MTRMLSILQATPGVTVQDKGRPGYLAQGLSRGGAADLLALAEGAALLGQSDSCAVLELAGGAVALTVSATMRVALTGAEMRATRDGTPLVWGASHALPKGARLNIAPLRGGFGYLHVGGGLRLPEQLGAVSAHLAAGIGQAVQAGDTIAVGPDAGQRTGLALPSAPMDHGLRLVPSLQTALFGPEALARLETSRFTKDARGNRMGQRLVPQGDGFATEAGLSILSETIVPGDVQITGDGMPYVLLAECQTTGGYPRIGTVLPCDLPKLLRAGPGAVFQLRFVSLQEGAALERAEATRRAGLSRALQPLLRDPRDMPDLLRYQLVSGVTAGDELEER from the coding sequence ATGACCCGAATGCTCAGCATCCTTCAGGCAACCCCCGGCGTGACGGTGCAGGACAAGGGCCGCCCGGGCTATCTGGCGCAGGGGCTGTCGCGCGGCGGGGCCGCCGACCTGCTGGCCTTGGCCGAGGGGGCGGCGCTGTTGGGCCAGTCTGACAGCTGCGCGGTTCTGGAACTGGCAGGCGGCGCTGTGGCGCTTACCGTTTCGGCCACAATGCGCGTGGCGCTGACCGGGGCCGAGATGCGCGCTACGCGCGATGGCACGCCGCTGGTCTGGGGCGCAAGCCATGCGCTGCCCAAGGGCGCGCGGCTGAATATCGCCCCTTTGCGCGGCGGTTTTGGGTATTTGCATGTCGGCGGCGGGTTGCGCTTGCCCGAACAGCTTGGCGCGGTCAGCGCGCATCTGGCCGCCGGGATTGGCCAAGCCGTGCAGGCGGGTGACACGATCGCGGTTGGCCCCGACGCGGGCCAGCGCACCGGGCTGGCATTGCCAAGCGCGCCTATGGACCACGGCTTGCGCCTTGTGCCCAGCTTGCAAACCGCCCTGTTCGGGCCAGAGGCCCTTGCCCGGCTGGAAACGAGCCGCTTCACCAAGGATGCGCGCGGCAACCGGATGGGACAACGGCTGGTGCCGCAGGGCGACGGTTTCGCCACCGAAGCGGGGCTAAGCATTCTGTCCGAAACCATCGTGCCGGGTGATGTGCAGATCACCGGCGATGGTATGCCCTATGTGCTGCTGGCCGAATGCCAGACCACGGGCGGCTATCCGCGTATTGGCACGGTGCTGCCTTGCGATCTGCCCAAGCTGCTGCGCGCTGGGCCGGGGGCGGTGTTTCAGCTACGGTTCGTGTCGCTACAAGAAGGCGCAGCACTGGAACGGGCCGAAGCCACGCGCCGCGCGGGCCTGTCGCGCGCGCTGCAACCGCTGCTGCGCGACCCGCGCGACATGCCCGATTTGCTGCGCTATCAACTGGTCAGCGGCGTGACCGCGGGCGATGAATTGGAGGAGCGCTGA
- a CDS encoding LamB/YcsF family protein, with protein sequence MRVDLNADLGESFGPWPMGADGALLDIITSANIACGFHAGDPDVMAAAMAQAARNGVGIGAHPGLPDLQGFGRRRMEISLAAARNLTAYQLGAAQAMARAAGGQVRHLKLHGALANMAAEDETLATACYEGALAVDPDIIIMVISGTAQERAARALNARMACEIFADRAYTEDGLLMDRRQPGAVLHDPDEMAARILAMLRAGAIITAQGTHLPARIDTICLHGDGPSAVAAAQKLRDTLQDAGVTLAQFDGARG encoded by the coding sequence ATGCGTGTCGATCTGAATGCCGATCTGGGCGAAAGCTTCGGGCCTTGGCCAATGGGCGCGGATGGCGCGCTGCTGGACATCATCACCTCGGCCAATATTGCCTGTGGCTTTCACGCGGGCGACCCAGATGTGATGGCTGCGGCAATGGCGCAGGCCGCGCGCAACGGCGTTGGGATCGGCGCGCATCCGGGCTTGCCCGACCTGCAAGGCTTCGGGCGGCGACGGATGGAGATATCACTCGCCGCCGCGCGCAACCTGACCGCTTACCAACTGGGGGCGGCGCAAGCCATGGCGCGGGCTGCGGGCGGGCAGGTGCGCCACTTGAAGCTGCATGGCGCACTGGCCAATATGGCCGCCGAAGATGAAACACTGGCAACCGCCTGTTACGAGGGCGCGCTGGCGGTGGACCCGGATATCATTATCATGGTCATTTCCGGCACCGCGCAAGAGCGCGCCGCGCGGGCACTTAACGCGCGCATGGCCTGCGAAATATTTGCCGACCGCGCCTATACCGAGGATGGCCTGCTGATGGACCGCCGCCAGCCCGGCGCGGTGCTGCATGACCCCGATGAGATGGCCGCGCGCATCTTGGCCATGCTGCGGGCGGGCGCGATCATCACGGCGCAGGGCACGCATCTGCCCGCGCGCATCGACACGATCTGCCTGCATGGCGATGGGCCGTCTGCCGTGGCTGCGGCGCAAAAGCTGCGCGATACACTGCAAGACGCAGGTGTGACGCTGGCGCAATTCGACGGTGCGCGCGGCTAA
- a CDS encoding DNA recombination protein RmuC, protein MSFDPQTWPVDPWLVALAVLGLVVLWRVARVMGDLAARLSALDTRLTHLADTQNQLSGGLAQVAHGQTQTVGLVESRLADLGRYMGQSLAGSAESTAASVGALRERLQVIDAAQAKIEALSSNVLGLQDILSNKQARGAFGEVQLEALLSDALPPDAFSLQATLSNGRRVDALIHMAQPIGVDAKFPLEAYRALIAAPDDSARTAARRALAQALRAHIRAISERYILPGETAEGALMFLPSEAVYAELHATLPDVVREGFAARVWVVSPTTLMATLITLRATLKDTRLRAEAQAVRREIALMAADAERLGGRVAKLEQHIQQVQGDLGEIRISADKITRRGARLDSFDFAQGG, encoded by the coding sequence ATGAGTTTCGACCCGCAGACTTGGCCGGTGGACCCGTGGTTGGTGGCGCTTGCGGTTTTGGGGTTGGTCGTGTTGTGGCGCGTGGCCCGCGTGATGGGCGATCTGGCGGCCCGGCTTTCGGCGCTGGACACGCGGTTGACCCATCTGGCCGACACGCAAAACCAGCTATCGGGTGGGTTGGCGCAGGTCGCGCATGGGCAAACACAAACCGTTGGGCTGGTCGAATCGCGGCTGGCCGATCTGGGGCGCTACATGGGGCAATCGCTAGCCGGGTCCGCCGAAAGCACGGCGGCCAGCGTGGGTGCGCTGCGCGAACGCTTGCAGGTGATTGATGCCGCGCAGGCCAAGATAGAAGCGCTGTCGTCGAACGTGCTGGGGTTGCAGGATATCTTGTCGAACAAGCAGGCACGCGGGGCCTTTGGCGAGGTGCAGTTGGAAGCGCTTCTGTCCGACGCGCTGCCGCCCGATGCCTTCAGCCTGCAAGCCACCTTGTCGAACGGGCGGCGGGTTGATGCGCTGATACACATGGCCCAACCCATCGGGGTGGACGCGAAATTCCCGCTGGAAGCCTATCGCGCGCTGATCGCGGCCCCGGATGACAGCGCGCGCACCGCCGCGCGCCGGGCCTTGGCGCAGGCGTTGCGGGCGCATATTCGCGCCATTTCGGAACGCTACATCCTGCCCGGCGAAACCGCCGAAGGTGCGCTGATGTTCCTGCCCTCGGAAGCGGTCTATGCAGAATTGCATGCCACCTTGCCCGATGTGGTGCGCGAGGGTTTTGCCGCGCGTGTCTGGGTCGTGTCGCCCACAACCTTGATGGCCACGCTTATTACGTTGCGCGCGACGCTCAAAGACACCCGCCTGCGCGCCGAAGCGCAGGCCGTGCGCCGCGAGATTGCCCTGATGGCCGCCGATGCCGAACGCCTTGGCGGGCGTGTGGCCAAGCTGGAACAGCATATTCAGCAGGTGCAGGGCGATCTGGGCGAGATTCGCATTTCCGCCGACAAGATCACCCGGCGCGGCGCGCGGCTGGACAGCTTCGATTTTGCGCAAGGCGGTTAG
- the mutL gene encoding DNA mismatch repair endonuclease MutL — protein MNRPNRNIRPEIRQLDEAAVNRIAAGEVVERPASAVKELVENALDAGATRIEVDYADGGKTLIRVRDDGCGMAGDDLPLALLRHATSKIDGSDLLNIHSFGFRGEALPSLGAVGRLRIVSRMAGSDGATIAVEGGRMTPVRPEAAQYGTVVELRDLFHATPARLKFMRSDRAEAQAIADTVKRLAMAEPYVSFTLSDVSDGDSRSILRLDAAQGALFDALEERLAAVLGREFTENALRIDTEREGLRLTGFAALPTYSRGAAVAQYFFVNGRPVRDKMLLGALRAAYMDLLSRDRHPVAALFITCNPELVDVNVHPAKSEVRFRDPGLARGLVVSGLRHALAGAGHRSSSTNTGAMLGAFQPAAARTYQMDRPSGAARATAYQLQAPQGMAESAGFWDAGATMAARSDTAPDIPAPPPSLAPLGAARAQLHENYIIAQTESGIVIVDQHAAHERLVYEKLKRLRAKNGVPSQALLIPEIVELSATEAATLLEIAPQLAVLGLVVEAFGGAAVILRETPALLGAIDGRALIRDILDELADQGASTGLEARIDAVLSRMACHGSVRSGRQMRPEEMNALLREMEATPHSGQCNHGRPTYVELSLADIEKLFGRR, from the coding sequence ATGAACCGACCCAACCGCAATATACGGCCAGAAATTCGGCAACTTGATGAAGCTGCGGTCAACCGGATCGCGGCTGGCGAAGTTGTGGAACGCCCGGCTTCGGCGGTGAAGGAACTGGTGGAAAACGCGCTTGATGCCGGGGCAACACGGATAGAGGTGGACTATGCCGATGGTGGCAAAACCCTGATCCGCGTGCGCGACGATGGGTGTGGCATGGCAGGGGATGACCTGCCACTTGCACTTTTACGACATGCCACCAGCAAGATCGACGGGTCTGACCTGTTGAACATTCATTCTTTCGGCTTTCGGGGCGAAGCGCTGCCTTCGCTTGGCGCCGTGGGACGATTGCGGATTGTCAGCCGCATGGCGGGAAGCGACGGCGCAACCATCGCGGTTGAGGGCGGGCGCATGACCCCGGTGCGGCCCGAAGCCGCGCAATATGGCACTGTCGTCGAATTGCGCGACCTGTTCCACGCCACCCCGGCACGGCTGAAATTCATGCGCTCTGACCGGGCCGAAGCGCAAGCGATTGCCGACACGGTCAAAAGGCTGGCCATGGCGGAACCCTATGTCAGCTTTACCTTGTCCGATGTTTCGGACGGTGATTCCCGCAGCATTCTGCGTCTGGACGCGGCCCAAGGTGCGCTGTTCGATGCACTGGAAGAGCGGTTGGCCGCGGTCCTTGGCCGCGAATTTACCGAGAACGCGCTGCGGATTGACACCGAGCGCGAAGGGTTGCGCCTGACCGGTTTTGCCGCCCTGCCCACCTATTCGCGCGGCGCTGCGGTTGCACAGTATTTCTTCGTTAATGGCCGCCCGGTGCGCGACAAGATGCTGCTAGGCGCTTTGCGCGCGGCCTATATGGACCTGCTATCGCGCGATCGGCACCCGGTTGCCGCATTGTTCATAACCTGCAACCCGGAACTGGTGGATGTGAATGTGCATCCGGCGAAATCCGAAGTGCGCTTTCGCGATCCGGGGCTGGCGCGCGGGCTGGTGGTCAGCGGGTTGCGCCATGCGCTTGCTGGGGCCGGGCACCGCTCCAGCAGCACCAACACGGGCGCTATGCTGGGTGCGTTTCAACCAGCGGCTGCGCGCACCTACCAGATGGACCGGCCATCGGGGGCGGCGCGCGCGACCGCCTATCAGTTGCAGGCGCCACAGGGCATGGCCGAAAGCGCGGGGTTCTGGGACGCAGGCGCGACCATGGCCGCGCGCAGCGATACCGCGCCCGACATACCGGCCCCCCCCCCGAGTTTGGCACCTCTTGGCGCCGCGCGCGCGCAGTTGCACGAAAATTACATTATCGCGCAAACCGAAAGCGGCATTGTGATTGTCGACCAGCACGCAGCGCATGAGCGGTTGGTGTATGAAAAGCTGAAACGGTTGCGCGCGAAAAACGGCGTGCCCTCGCAAGCGCTTCTGATCCCTGAAATCGTGGAATTGTCCGCAACCGAAGCCGCCACATTGCTGGAAATCGCACCGCAACTGGCCGTGCTTGGGCTGGTGGTGGAAGCATTTGGCGGCGCGGCGGTCATATTGCGCGAAACCCCTGCCCTTTTGGGCGCGATCGATGGCCGCGCGCTGATCCGCGACATTCTGGACGAATTGGCGGATCAGGGGGCTTCGACCGGGCTGGAGGCACGGATTGACGCGGTGCTGTCGCGCATGGCCTGTCATGGATCTGTCCGCTCGGGCCGCCAAATGCGCCCAGAGGAAATGAACGCCCTGCTGCGCGAGATGGAAGCGACGCCGCATTCCGGCCAGTGCAATCACGGGCGACCCACCTATGTGGAATTGTCGCTGGCCGATATTGAAAAGCTGTTCGGGCGGCGATGA